One genomic window of Euzebya rosea includes the following:
- a CDS encoding cell wall-binding repeat-containing protein yields MQSTLSRRRLFAPALGLIALVLPLLVGSLVPVAAQTGPDPAGVSSIADDVTAVPWDGADPATRMRAVAALAPTTRAIVSTTGAFPDALASGVLQDDAMLVGATDGRLDDATKALLTDADVDEVIILGGVAAVPEDVRADLPAGADITRISGRDRTETAAEAALQVATGDVSTVLLARARGPEGNPSAGFIDAIGAGAWAAATGFPVLLVDNNFVTDATRQAMATLDPDELVVIGGTAAVSEEAAEAVAAGRDIRRVAGPERFTTAARIAAETRPDGAQTVVLLDGTDPDAWTTGFAAAHPAATRDAAILLSNGEELPAATLAALDDLSPSSLICAAPSTACNAARDAAGLPALASLGITPAPGMPLPVGTAVSFSSNTEATVTDDGGCLSGGTRSGDAARDCTVVVRVAGDDTLVGRTATVTWPALVPSDTTVEGPAEYLSILGGGRWDFDDTVDVRPAADINNSKGAQVDTAASVLRYGAEPGNVPVLWSNFGGAVPVPPDGLAVPVDSARFTRVVARVYSPAAGPLGLEFRSCSTTPNVDCINPASMVAQGRAGANLQPGWQTVAIDLAGDAAWTGNPIHTIYLYANGGTLIDDLRITDGSTARTITTTTAPGVAVRWDLDDDPGNNTDPTSALWGDLPGGVLDPNVLPPGRYWLHTVAADGTAGSTAGPIDIVSPGLSEGPLVLDGEWARDVRGNAWDFAAGGLVAGTDDVIELGNAERIDGAGLRGRNTNHSGDPYLVLDVPTPIDTSVWTHVVVEFSVDGPFDLAFAPGGGTMGRVLYQQGDHVWRNGNDIVAYPNQRTYVVEMTGPHSLEPNTPAWQAAPVTGLRFDPNEDEAPGRTWHVESIRLTRGWPTR; encoded by the coding sequence ATGCAGTCAACATTGTCGCGTCGCCGACTATTTGCCCCTGCCCTCGGGCTCATCGCCCTCGTCCTCCCCCTCCTCGTCGGGTCCCTGGTGCCCGTCGCGGCCCAGACCGGTCCCGATCCGGCGGGCGTGTCGTCGATTGCCGACGACGTCACCGCCGTGCCGTGGGACGGTGCCGACCCGGCCACACGCATGCGGGCCGTCGCTGCCCTCGCCCCGACCACCCGTGCGATCGTGAGCACGACAGGGGCCTTCCCCGACGCACTGGCCTCCGGTGTCCTGCAGGACGACGCCATGCTCGTCGGCGCAACCGACGGTCGTCTCGACGACGCCACCAAGGCCCTGCTCACCGACGCCGACGTCGACGAGGTCATCATCCTCGGTGGGGTCGCCGCGGTCCCCGAGGACGTGCGTGCCGACCTGCCGGCCGGCGCCGACATCACCCGCATCTCCGGCCGTGACCGGACCGAGACCGCGGCCGAGGCGGCCCTGCAGGTCGCCACGGGCGACGTCTCCACGGTGCTGCTCGCCCGTGCCCGTGGCCCCGAGGGCAACCCCTCCGCCGGCTTCATCGACGCCATCGGCGCCGGTGCGTGGGCCGCCGCCACCGGCTTCCCGGTGCTGCTGGTGGACAACAACTTCGTCACCGACGCCACCCGTCAGGCCATGGCCACCCTGGACCCCGACGAGCTGGTCGTCATCGGCGGGACGGCCGCGGTGTCGGAGGAGGCGGCCGAGGCTGTCGCCGCGGGCCGTGACATCCGTCGTGTCGCCGGACCCGAGCGCTTCACCACCGCCGCCCGCATCGCCGCGGAGACCCGACCCGACGGTGCCCAGACGGTCGTGCTGCTGGACGGCACCGACCCCGACGCGTGGACCACCGGCTTCGCGGCTGCCCACCCGGCAGCCACCCGGGATGCCGCGATCCTGTTGAGCAACGGCGAGGAGCTGCCGGCGGCGACCCTGGCCGCGCTGGACGACCTGTCCCCCTCCTCCCTGATCTGCGCGGCCCCCTCCACCGCCTGCAACGCCGCACGCGACGCGGCCGGCCTTCCGGCCCTCGCCTCGCTCGGGATCACCCCGGCGCCGGGCATGCCCCTGCCCGTGGGGACCGCCGTGTCGTTCAGCAGCAACACCGAGGCCACCGTGACCGACGACGGCGGGTGCCTGAGCGGCGGCACCCGGTCCGGGGATGCCGCACGTGACTGCACCGTGGTCGTGCGCGTTGCCGGCGACGACACCCTAGTGGGCCGGACCGCCACCGTCACCTGGCCGGCGCTCGTCCCCTCCGACACCACCGTGGAGGGCCCAGCGGAGTACCTGTCGATCCTCGGTGGTGGCCGTTGGGACTTCGACGACACCGTCGACGTCCGGCCGGCCGCCGACATCAACAACAGCAAGGGTGCACAGGTCGACACGGCCGCATCGGTCCTGCGCTACGGCGCCGAGCCCGGCAACGTGCCCGTCCTGTGGTCCAACTTCGGCGGCGCCGTGCCCGTCCCGCCTGACGGCCTGGCCGTCCCCGTCGACAGCGCCCGCTTCACCCGCGTGGTCGCCCGCGTGTACAGCCCCGCGGCCGGTCCGCTGGGGCTGGAGTTCCGGTCCTGCTCGACCACCCCCAACGTGGACTGCATCAACCCGGCGTCGATGGTGGCGCAGGGACGTGCGGGCGCGAACCTGCAGCCCGGCTGGCAGACGGTCGCCATCGACCTGGCCGGCGACGCGGCGTGGACGGGCAACCCGATCCACACCATCTACCTGTACGCCAACGGCGGAACCCTGATCGACGACCTGCGGATCACCGACGGGTCGACCGCCCGGACGATCACCACGACGACCGCGCCCGGCGTGGCCGTCCGGTGGGACCTCGACGACGACCCCGGCAACAACACCGACCCGACGTCTGCGCTGTGGGGGGACCTGCCCGGCGGCGTGCTCGACCCCAACGTCCTGCCGCCCGGTCGCTACTGGCTGCACACCGTGGCCGCCGACGGCACCGCCGGCAGCACGGCCGGTCCGATCGACATCGTCTCGCCCGGGTTGTCCGAGGGCCCGCTGGTCCTGGACGGTGAGTGGGCACGCGACGTCCGCGGCAACGCCTGGGACTTCGCTGCCGGCGGGCTCGTCGCCGGGACCGACGACGTGATCGAGCTCGGCAACGCCGAGCGGATCGACGGGGCCGGGCTGCGCGGCCGCAACACCAACCACTCCGGTGACCCCTACCTCGTCCTGGACGTGCCCACGCCGATCGACACCTCCGTGTGGACCCACGTGGTCGTGGAGTTCTCCGTCGACGGCCCGTTCGACCTGGCGTTCGCGCCCGGCGGGGGAACGATGGGCCGGGTCCTGTACCAGCAGGGTGACCACGTGTGGCGCAACGGCAACGACATCGTGGCCTACCCCAACCAGCGGACCTACGTCGTGGAGATGACCGGCCCCCACTCCCTGGAGCCCAACACCCCGGCGTGGCAGGCCGCCCCGGTCACCGGGCTGCGGTTCGACCCCAACGAGGACGAGGCCCCGGGCCGTACCTGGCACGTGGAGTCCATCCGCCTGACCCGGGGGTGGCCGACCCGCTGA
- a CDS encoding metallophosphoesterase family protein codes for MPTPDRSLRVAVLADTHRRADRAEDLPDAVFDLVRDADVILHAGDIVEQPVLDVLARHAPVHAVLGNNDTSLAGVLPERLQVELAGVRVGMVHDSGRATGRAERLHDMFPDADVVVFGHSHIPWNEAGVGGQLLFNPGSPTQRRQQPVTTIGRLVLRDGAVEEATVLPVVAS; via the coding sequence GTGCCCACCCCTGATCGTTCCCTGCGTGTTGCCGTGCTGGCCGACACCCACCGGCGTGCCGACCGCGCTGAGGACCTGCCCGACGCGGTGTTCGACCTCGTGCGGGATGCCGACGTGATCCTCCACGCGGGCGACATCGTCGAGCAGCCGGTCCTGGACGTCCTGGCCCGTCATGCGCCCGTGCATGCCGTGCTGGGCAACAACGACACGTCGTTGGCGGGGGTGCTGCCCGAGCGGCTGCAGGTCGAGCTGGCCGGGGTGCGCGTCGGGATGGTGCACGACAGCGGCCGGGCGACGGGACGGGCCGAGCGGCTGCACGACATGTTCCCCGACGCCGACGTGGTGGTCTTCGGGCACAGCCACATCCCGTGGAACGAGGCGGGGGTGGGCGGGCAGCTGCTGTTCAACCCGGGATCGCCGACCCAGCGCCGTCAGCAGCCCGTCACGACGATTGGCCGGCTGGTCCTGCGGGACGGGGCGGTCGAGGAGGCCACGGTCCTGCCGGTGGTCGCGTCGTGA
- a CDS encoding DUF952 domain-containing protein, which yields MTPGSGAGVIVHVIGRDEWAAVEAELRPASLGVEGFVHCADPDQVAGVIERYYADRDDLLLLHIDPSRVTAPIIREDTTGRGEVFPHVHGPIPRTAIIAVTPA from the coding sequence GTGACGCCCGGGTCGGGGGCTGGGGTCATCGTGCACGTCATCGGGCGGGACGAGTGGGCGGCGGTGGAGGCCGAGCTGCGGCCCGCCAGCCTGGGCGTCGAGGGCTTCGTGCACTGCGCCGACCCCGACCAGGTCGCCGGCGTCATCGAGCGGTACTACGCCGACCGCGACGACCTGCTCCTGCTGCACATCGACCCGTCGAGGGTCACGGCGCCGATCATCCGCGAGGACACCACCGGCCGGGGCGAGGTGTTCCCCCACGTCCACGGCCCCATCCCCCGGACCGCCATCATCGCCGTCACCCCCGCCTGA
- a CDS encoding heavy metal translocating P-type ATPase, with the protein MNSPVTIPGGFRAARLAVTLTALAVGGGLALADRDVAAAWTWTAGALVQLVPLVRATLLSVVRRQPDVDVIALLAIVGALLAGEPLAAVVVAVMLATGEALEDWAAGRAERSLTALLSHAPDRTHRRLDGGLEDVAVGDVRPGDVLVVVTGEVVPVDGLVLDRAVLDESTLTGEAIPVVRDAGQVVSSGVTNIGPPAEIRATATAADSTYAGIVRLVTRARSTKPPMVRLADRWAAWFVPLALVVAGAAWAWSGDPVRALAVLVVATPCPLLLATPIAMVSGISRAARSGVIVKDGRGLEALARTRTMCLDKTGTLTAGHPEVVEVILLSDIDEGQVRRLAAAVEQLSAHPFAAALVAAAGADPLPVPTSVEEVAGEGVRGSVDGVAVAVGTRSFVADGAPAVPDVPSLRGVEGDGGPGDTFAWVAVDGQVTAVMRLRDPVRPEARSTVDRLGQAGVTRTVLVTGDSGPVATAVANAVGITVVHADCTPAGKVERVAEEQLHQPTAMVGDGVNDAPSLAAADVGIAMGARGATASSEAADLVVTADRIDALADVHRIAVDTISIARISAVGGMALSGVAMVAAAVGLLTPVAGAVLQEGIDVLAIAHALRALGPLAGDRRRRPRRRRLWATHPSQVCRPTTTGGRFDDTPPPGPASIPPVCRPTTTGGRFDDTP; encoded by the coding sequence GTGAACAGCCCCGTGACGATCCCCGGTGGGTTCCGCGCCGCCCGCCTGGCCGTGACCCTGACGGCCCTCGCCGTCGGGGGAGGACTGGCGTTGGCCGACCGCGACGTCGCCGCGGCGTGGACGTGGACGGCCGGTGCGCTGGTCCAGCTCGTGCCCCTGGTCCGGGCCACCCTCCTCAGCGTCGTGCGTCGGCAGCCGGACGTCGACGTCATCGCCCTGCTGGCCATCGTGGGTGCACTGCTGGCGGGCGAACCGCTTGCGGCGGTGGTGGTCGCGGTGATGCTTGCCACGGGGGAGGCGCTGGAGGACTGGGCTGCGGGCCGGGCGGAGCGATCCCTCACCGCCCTGCTCAGCCATGCACCCGACCGGACCCACCGACGACTCGACGGTGGGCTGGAGGACGTGGCGGTCGGCGACGTGCGGCCCGGCGACGTGCTGGTCGTGGTGACCGGAGAGGTGGTCCCGGTCGACGGCCTCGTGCTCGACCGAGCGGTGCTGGACGAGTCGACGCTGACCGGCGAGGCCATACCGGTCGTCCGCGACGCCGGACAGGTCGTCTCGTCCGGCGTGACCAACATCGGTCCACCCGCCGAGATCCGTGCGACCGCCACGGCGGCGGACAGCACCTACGCCGGCATCGTCCGGCTGGTGACCCGGGCACGGTCGACCAAGCCGCCCATGGTCAGGCTGGCCGACCGCTGGGCCGCGTGGTTCGTGCCCCTGGCGCTGGTCGTGGCGGGTGCGGCCTGGGCGTGGTCGGGCGACCCGGTGCGGGCCCTCGCGGTGCTGGTCGTGGCGACCCCCTGTCCGCTGCTGCTCGCGACGCCGATCGCGATGGTGTCGGGCATCTCACGGGCCGCCCGTTCGGGCGTCATCGTGAAGGACGGGCGCGGCCTGGAGGCGCTCGCACGCACACGGACAATGTGCCTGGACAAGACGGGCACCCTCACCGCCGGCCATCCCGAGGTCGTCGAGGTCATCCTCCTCTCCGACATCGACGAGGGGCAGGTCCGTCGCCTCGCCGCGGCCGTCGAGCAGCTCTCTGCCCACCCCTTCGCGGCGGCACTCGTGGCGGCCGCCGGTGCGGATCCGCTGCCGGTTCCGACATCGGTGGAGGAGGTGGCGGGGGAGGGGGTCCGTGGGAGCGTCGACGGTGTCGCCGTCGCCGTCGGCACGCGATCGTTCGTCGCGGACGGGGCGCCGGCGGTGCCCGACGTGCCGAGCCTGCGGGGCGTCGAGGGGGACGGGGGTCCCGGCGACACGTTCGCCTGGGTCGCCGTCGATGGGCAGGTGACGGCGGTGATGCGGCTGCGGGATCCGGTCAGGCCGGAGGCACGGTCCACCGTCGACCGGCTGGGGCAGGCCGGGGTGACTCGAACCGTGCTGGTCACCGGCGACTCGGGACCCGTGGCCACCGCCGTCGCGAACGCGGTCGGCATCACCGTCGTGCATGCGGACTGCACGCCTGCGGGCAAGGTCGAGCGGGTCGCGGAGGAGCAGCTCCACCAGCCCACCGCCATGGTCGGTGACGGTGTCAACGACGCCCCCTCACTGGCTGCGGCCGACGTCGGCATCGCGATGGGTGCACGCGGCGCGACCGCGTCGAGCGAGGCGGCTGACCTCGTCGTGACGGCCGACCGCATCGACGCGCTCGCCGACGTGCACCGCATCGCCGTGGACACCATCTCCATCGCGCGGATCAGCGCGGTCGGTGGGATGGCCCTGTCCGGCGTGGCCATGGTGGCGGCGGCGGTCGGCCTGCTGACCCCCGTGGCCGGCGCGGTGCTCCAGGAGGGCATCGACGTCCTCGCCATCGCCCACGCCCTGCGCGCCCTCGGCCCCCTAGCCGGTGACCGTCGTCGCCGGCCTCGTCGCCGGCGCCTGTGGGCCACCCACCCCTCCCAGGTGTGTCGCCCAACCACGACGGGTGGCCGGTTCGACGACACACCTCCGCCCGGGCCCGCCTCGATCCCGCCGGTGTGTCGCCCAACCACGACGGGTGGCCGGTTCGACGACACACCCTGA
- a CDS encoding carboxymuconolactone decarboxylase family protein, whose amino-acid sequence MTATSITSAAHTHVIDDLRAPTRAFRKAAPEAWAGFGALHQAAVADGVVPASMKELVALAIAVTQHCDGCVAYHAKAAVVKGATREQAVEVLEVALLMAGGPASVWAPRALAAFDEFADAHDAAS is encoded by the coding sequence ATGACCGCCACCTCCATCACGTCCGCCGCCCACACCCACGTCATCGATGACCTCCGCGCACCCACCCGGGCGTTCCGCAAGGCCGCCCCCGAGGCGTGGGCGGGCTTCGGCGCCCTCCACCAGGCGGCGGTCGCCGACGGGGTCGTCCCCGCGTCGATGAAGGAGCTGGTCGCGCTGGCCATCGCCGTGACCCAGCACTGCGACGGATGTGTGGCCTACCACGCCAAGGCCGCCGTGGTGAAGGGTGCCACCCGTGAGCAGGCGGTCGAGGTGCTCGAGGTGGCGCTGCTGATGGCCGGCGGTCCTGCGTCGGTCTGGGCGCCGAGGGCGCTCGCGGCCTTCGACGAGTTCGCCGACGCCCACGACGCGGCGTCCTGA